One Pseudorhodoplanes sinuspersici DNA segment encodes these proteins:
- a CDS encoding LssY C-terminal domain-containing protein translates to MKRSVRRTVILTAAVSALLYGAIAYIILPAAWTHHEHQPGLANKPMVTRTKQGIPGDALNVGLVGDRTDVIRAMHEAGWYPADPITMKSSIEIVGSVLLDRPYKDAPVSPLYYDGRVEDLAFEKPDGRSADRRHHVRFWQVLNRGQEGRPVWLGSVTFDRGVGISHYTGQVTHHISPDIDKERDGLIDDLKAAHVVEAIYQVTGIGPTLLARNGEGDRYWTDGEIWIARLTPGAKKTDVAPQVLDTPQAVQWKDAVMQQIGGAVSSALGN, encoded by the coding sequence ATGAAACGAAGCGTTCGTCGCACGGTCATTCTTACGGCTGCGGTCAGCGCGCTGCTGTATGGTGCGATTGCGTATATTATTCTTCCGGCCGCGTGGACGCATCACGAACATCAGCCGGGGCTCGCGAACAAGCCGATGGTGACACGCACAAAGCAAGGCATTCCCGGCGACGCGTTGAATGTCGGTCTGGTCGGCGATCGAACAGACGTGATCCGCGCCATGCACGAAGCCGGTTGGTATCCGGCCGATCCGATCACGATGAAATCGAGCATCGAGATCGTCGGCAGCGTGCTGCTGGATCGACCCTATAAAGACGCGCCCGTTAGCCCGCTTTATTATGACGGGCGGGTTGAGGATCTCGCATTCGAGAAGCCGGACGGGCGCAGCGCCGACCGTCGGCATCATGTTCGGTTCTGGCAGGTGCTGAATCGTGGTCAGGAAGGCCGCCCGGTCTGGCTCGGCTCCGTCACCTTCGATCGCGGTGTCGGCATCAGCCACTATACCGGCCAGGTCACGCATCACATCTCGCCTGATATCGACAAGGAGCGTGACGGTTTGATCGACGACCTGAAAGCTGCGCATGTGGTGGAGGCGATCTATCAGGTCACCGGCATCGGGCCGACACTGCTCGCACGCAATGGCGAAGGCGACCGCTATTGGACCGACGGCGAAATCTGGATTGCGCGGCTGACGCCAGGCGCCAAGAAGACCGATGTTGCGCCACAGGTACTCGATACGCCGCAGGCGGTGCAATGGAAGGACGCTGTGATGCAGCAGATCGGCGGCGCCGTCAGCAGCGCGCTCGGAAATTGA
- a CDS encoding cupin domain-containing protein gives MQVRRVVTGHKRDGKATVLIDEISKDVVNPRQGCTFFNIWSTPLPVDNNDDSDGAKKIIGTAMKDKAVFRVIEYAPGVAPRNHRTDSIDFAVVMSGEIDMTLDDEVVHLKAGDVMVQRGTIHDWINKGDKPCVIAFVLIDAAPVEIDGQPLAHVG, from the coding sequence ATGCAAGTGCGTCGTGTCGTCACCGGTCACAAGAGGGATGGAAAAGCGACTGTCTTGATCGATGAGATCTCCAAGGATGTTGTCAACCCGCGCCAGGGTTGCACCTTCTTCAACATCTGGTCGACGCCACTGCCTGTGGACAACAACGACGACAGCGACGGCGCCAAAAAGATTATTGGCACGGCGATGAAGGACAAGGCGGTGTTTCGGGTGATCGAATACGCACCCGGCGTCGCGCCGCGCAATCATCGCACGGACTCGATCGACTTTGCGGTCGTGATGTCCGGCGAGATCGACATGACGCTTGATGACGAAGTCGTGCATCTGAAGGCCGGCGATGTCATGGTCCAGCGTGGCACCATTCATGACTGGATCAACAAGGGCGACAAGCCCTGCGTCATCGCTTTCGTGCTAATCGATGCAGCGCCGGTCGAAATCGACGGCCAGCCGTTGGCGCATGTCGGCTAG
- a CDS encoding Bug family tripartite tricarboxylate transporter substrate binding protein, with protein sequence MNKFGIVTSFCVALAAATFGPGPASAQDYPNRPVKLQVAFAPGGPADVIARIIGQKLSERWKQSVVVENRGGAGGNIAAAAVSKMDPDGYSILVTTSAFAVNQTLTKNPGYSSDDFKAVVVVASTPNLIIGAPSLKGNNLKEVVEAAKTEKMTYGTAGVGTTPHLSAERIFKLQAKVDIPHAPFTGAGPALQAVAGGHIPLASIAMSAGVENVKGGQVKGLAVTSKNRVPSLPNVPTARELGLGEEDDTTWVVFFVPAKTPDAVIKKINADVDAILKEKDTQNQLEKIGFMAVGGTPKDADDYVKSETKRWGEIIRSIGLEAK encoded by the coding sequence GTGAACAAATTTGGAATCGTCACAAGCTTCTGCGTCGCTTTGGCCGCGGCCACATTTGGCCCCGGGCCGGCTTCGGCGCAGGATTATCCGAACCGTCCGGTGAAATTGCAGGTAGCGTTTGCGCCCGGCGGTCCAGCCGACGTCATCGCCCGCATCATCGGGCAAAAGCTCAGCGAGCGATGGAAGCAGAGCGTCGTTGTTGAAAATCGTGGCGGCGCCGGCGGCAACATCGCGGCGGCTGCGGTCTCGAAAATGGACCCCGATGGATACAGCATTCTGGTGACCACATCGGCTTTCGCGGTCAATCAGACGCTGACCAAAAATCCTGGCTACAGCTCCGACGATTTCAAGGCCGTCGTGGTCGTTGCTTCAACGCCGAACCTGATCATCGGTGCGCCAAGCCTCAAGGGCAACAACCTGAAAGAGGTGGTCGAGGCGGCCAAGACAGAGAAAATGACGTATGGCACCGCCGGCGTCGGCACGACGCCGCATCTCTCCGCCGAGCGGATCTTCAAGCTGCAGGCCAAGGTCGATATCCCACATGCGCCGTTCACCGGCGCAGGCCCAGCTCTCCAGGCGGTTGCCGGCGGGCATATTCCGCTGGCCAGCATCGCGATGTCGGCAGGCGTTGAAAATGTCAAAGGCGGGCAGGTGAAGGGCCTCGCCGTCACCAGCAAAAACCGTGTCCCATCGCTGCCGAATGTGCCGACCGCGCGTGAGCTCGGGCTCGGCGAAGAGGACGACACGACCTGGGTTGTGTTCTTCGTTCCGGCCAAAACACCCGACGCCGTGATCAAAAAAATCAATGCCGATGTCGATGCGATCCTCAAGGAAAAGGATACGCAGAACCAGCTCGAAAAGATCGGCTTCATGGCGGTCGGCGGCACGCCGAAGGATGCCGACGATTATGTGAAGTCGGAAACCAAGCGCTGGGGTGAGATCATCCGTAGCATCGGGCTGGAGGCAAAGTAG
- a CDS encoding metallothionein: MVKCACSDCICVFSTKAAVTKEGRFYCSEECANHHKGGSGCHHAGCTCHG; the protein is encoded by the coding sequence ATGGTCAAGTGCGCATGCAGTGACTGCATCTGCGTTTTCAGCACGAAAGCTGCCGTGACCAAGGAAGGCCGTTTCTATTGCAGCGAGGAATGCGCCAACCATCACAAGGGCGGATCAGGCTGTCATCACGCAGGCTGCACCTGCCACGGCTGA
- a CDS encoding YoaK family protein — protein sequence MSDATGPAPLPRVVPPLLSFVAGYVDSITFLALFGFFAAQVTGSFVVAAAEIVVDDRGVAAKLLAIPVFMLGAGIAAAIIIARRGSKHSSLPLVFALETLLLAGFTGLMLYSWPVDDPDSWRVAAAGLLSAAAMGVQSTLVRLLLRGVPQTNVMTGNSTQLAIDATELIYAIFRPARVAADTALAVQVAEARKRFATVFMVLIGFLVGAMGGALAYAFTGPWSACAAILVVAALIAWSAIRGGIDPV from the coding sequence ATGAGTGACGCAACCGGTCCGGCGCCATTACCACGCGTTGTTCCGCCTCTGCTCAGTTTCGTCGCCGGTTATGTCGACAGCATCACTTTCCTGGCGTTGTTCGGATTCTTCGCCGCGCAGGTGACCGGCAGCTTTGTCGTCGCTGCCGCCGAGATCGTGGTCGATGACCGCGGCGTTGCGGCGAAGCTCCTCGCCATTCCGGTTTTTATGCTGGGAGCGGGTATCGCTGCCGCGATCATCATTGCCCGTCGCGGAAGCAAACATTCATCGCTGCCGCTGGTGTTTGCATTGGAAACATTGTTGCTTGCAGGCTTCACCGGTCTGATGCTGTATTCATGGCCGGTCGACGATCCTGATTCCTGGCGTGTCGCGGCTGCCGGGTTGTTATCGGCAGCAGCGATGGGCGTGCAATCGACGCTCGTGCGATTGCTGCTGCGCGGCGTGCCGCAGACCAATGTGATGACTGGCAATTCCACCCAGCTTGCGATCGACGCGACGGAACTGATTTACGCGATATTCCGGCCGGCGCGCGTCGCGGCCGATACCGCGCTCGCCGTTCAGGTCGCCGAAGCGCGCAAGCGCTTCGCCACAGTGTTCATGGTGTTGATCGGATTTTTGGTCGGCGCGATGGGCGGAGCGCTGGCTTACGCCTTTACGGGACCTTGGAGTGCGTGCGCCGCCATTCTTGTCGTTGCTGCATTGATCGCATGGTCGGCGATCCGCGGCGGAATAGATCCGGTGTGA
- a CDS encoding DedA family protein: MLGTLHEGWALIEPYIVSYGAIAIFFMIYFESFGAPVPGETGVIAAALLATKGELSIVPVYFAVLAGAILGDSTGYVIGRFGGRALLRKFGPYIKLTPDKLSEIENKFRKGGPWLVVIARFLPVMRQLNGLIAGSLAMPWHHFLMAQGTGAVLWTSVYCLGPYFFSEFFHHIRP, from the coding sequence ATGCTGGGAACGCTGCACGAGGGCTGGGCGCTGATCGAGCCCTACATCGTCTCTTATGGTGCGATCGCCATCTTTTTCATGATCTATTTTGAAAGCTTCGGCGCCCCGGTGCCCGGCGAGACCGGCGTGATTGCGGCGGCGTTGCTGGCGACAAAGGGCGAGCTGTCGATTGTCCCGGTTTATTTTGCGGTTCTTGCGGGTGCGATTCTTGGCGACTCCACTGGCTATGTGATCGGCCGCTTCGGCGGCCGGGCTTTGCTCCGCAAATTCGGCCCCTATATTAAACTGACCCCCGACAAACTCTCGGAAATCGAAAACAAATTCCGCAAAGGCGGGCCGTGGCTTGTGGTGATTGCGCGCTTCCTGCCAGTCATGCGTCAGCTGAATGGCTTGATTGCAGGATCTTTGGCCATGCCGTGGCATCATTTTCTGATGGCACAAGGCACGGGCGCGGTGTTGTGGACGAGCGTTTATTGTCTCGGGCCGTACTTTTTTAGTGAGTTTTTCCATCATATCCGGCCCTGA
- a CDS encoding S1C family serine protease produces MLDISTNAVFDADEENRIDNDNHADNAATDAALLDAYSNAVIGVADRVGPAVVRVETRRKDKNGRPAGGVGSGVIIAPDGLVLTNSHVVDGARELRLTDAEGRVMEARLLGEDPDTDLALLRADSVRNLPTASLGDSKALRRGQLVVAIGNPLGFESTVTAGVISALGRSLRSQSGRLIEDVVQTDAALNPGNSGGPLVTAHGDVIGINTAIIMGAQGICFAVASNTAQIVLSELIRHGRVRRGFIGIAGQTIAVPRRHARAAEIDNATGAMITSLEQRAPADAGGLMTLDVIVRVDGEKVTGVDDLIRLLNADRIGRTVTFDVLRRGQLRRFDVLPTERVAPAARKAAAG; encoded by the coding sequence ATGCTCGATATCAGCACCAATGCTGTCTTCGATGCGGATGAAGAGAACCGTATCGACAATGACAATCATGCCGACAATGCCGCGACCGACGCGGCCTTGCTCGATGCTTATTCCAATGCCGTGATCGGCGTCGCTGATCGCGTCGGCCCCGCTGTCGTGCGCGTCGAGACGCGCCGCAAGGACAAGAATGGCCGCCCCGCCGGCGGCGTTGGCTCCGGCGTCATCATCGCGCCGGACGGCCTCGTGCTGACCAACAGCCATGTGGTCGATGGCGCCCGCGAGTTGCGGCTCACCGATGCCGAAGGCCGGGTGATGGAAGCGCGCCTACTCGGCGAGGACCCCGACACTGATCTGGCGCTGTTGCGCGCGGATTCCGTCCGCAATCTGCCGACGGCCTCGCTCGGCGATTCCAAGGCGCTGCGGCGCGGACAGCTTGTTGTCGCGATCGGCAATCCGCTGGGCTTTGAGTCCACGGTCACGGCCGGTGTCATCTCGGCGCTCGGCCGTTCGCTGCGCTCGCAGAGCGGGCGCCTGATCGAGGATGTGGTCCAGACCGATGCCGCGCTCAATCCCGGCAATTCGGGCGGACCGCTTGTCACGGCGCATGGCGATGTGATCGGCATCAACACTGCGATCATCATGGGCGCGCAAGGCATCTGTTTCGCGGTTGCCAGCAATACCGCGCAGATCGTGCTGAGCGAACTGATCCGGCATGGCCGGGTGCGTCGCGGCTTCATCGGCATCGCCGGCCAGACCATCGCCGTACCGCGCCGTCATGCGCGCGCTGCCGAGATCGACAATGCCACAGGCGCCATGATCACCTCGCTGGAGCAGCGGGCACCGGCCGATGCCGGCGGCCTGATGACGCTCGATGTGATCGTGCGGGTCGATGGTGAGAAGGTCACTGGCGTTGACGATCTGATCCGGCTCCTGAATGCGGATCGCATCGGCCGGACTGTGACTTTCGATGTGCTGCGCCGCGGCCAGTTGCGCCGTTTCGACGTCCTGCCAACCGAGCGCGTTGCACCTGCGGCGCGCAAGGCCGCCGCAGGTTAA